Proteins from one Sphingobium herbicidovorans genomic window:
- a CDS encoding maleylacetate reductase: MNFPFVYEGQPYRVLFGHGMLGELPDEAERLGCGRLLVLSTPDQRAAAEEVAALLGDRCAATYHDARMHTPVEVTEDAMVVVAKHRIDGLVALGGGSAIGLSKAIALRTDLPQIAVPTTYAGSEMTRIIGQTEAGEKTTQVTAKVLPETVIYDVDLTLTLPPKLSITSGINAMAHAVEALYATNGNPIVQLMAEQGIAALYRGLPTIAQCPDDKDARRDALYGAWLCAICLGQTSMALHHKLCHVLGGSFDLPHAETHTIILPHALAYNAPAARDAVGAIKRALGGDGIAGRIYDLAEGAGVPVALRDLGMEESDIDRTVALVLATAYANPRPLEPKLLRRLIANAWAGVRPDHSTYAD; encoded by the coding sequence ATGAATTTTCCGTTTGTATACGAAGGTCAGCCTTATCGGGTCCTGTTTGGTCATGGGATGCTTGGCGAGCTACCCGACGAGGCCGAACGGCTGGGCTGCGGACGGTTGCTCGTGCTCTCGACTCCCGACCAGCGGGCGGCGGCCGAGGAGGTTGCCGCGCTCCTTGGCGACCGGTGCGCCGCCACCTATCACGACGCACGGATGCACACGCCGGTCGAGGTGACCGAGGACGCCATGGTGGTAGTCGCAAAGCATCGGATCGACGGTCTTGTAGCCTTGGGCGGCGGGTCGGCGATCGGCTTGTCCAAAGCGATCGCGCTCCGAACCGATCTCCCCCAAATCGCCGTTCCCACGACCTATGCCGGATCGGAGATGACCCGGATCATTGGCCAGACCGAAGCAGGAGAAAAAACGACGCAGGTGACGGCGAAGGTTCTCCCCGAAACGGTGATCTACGATGTCGATCTGACGCTGACATTGCCCCCGAAGCTTTCGATCACCAGCGGCATCAATGCGATGGCGCACGCGGTCGAAGCCCTTTACGCGACCAACGGCAATCCGATCGTGCAGCTGATGGCCGAGCAAGGTATCGCGGCACTCTATCGCGGATTACCGACCATCGCGCAGTGTCCGGATGACAAGGACGCGCGCCGCGACGCGCTATATGGCGCGTGGCTCTGCGCAATTTGCCTGGGTCAGACGAGCATGGCCCTTCACCACAAGCTTTGCCACGTGCTGGGCGGTTCCTTCGACCTCCCGCACGCCGAAACGCACACGATCATTCTGCCGCACGCGCTTGCCTATAATGCGCCCGCCGCGCGCGATGCCGTCGGGGCCATCAAGCGCGCGCTGGGTGGTGACGGGATAGCCGGCCGTATCTACGACCTTGCCGAGGGAGCAGGGGTTCCGGTGGCGCTGCGCGATCTCGGCATGGAGGAGAGCGATATCGACCGGACCGTCGCGCTGGTGCTAGCGACTGCCTATGCTAATCCGCGCCCGCTCGAGCCGAAGCTCCTGCGTCGCCTGATCGCAAACGCCTGGGCAGGCGTCCGGCCCGATCACAGTACCTACGCCGACTAG
- a CDS encoding LysR family transcriptional regulator — protein MEFRQLRYFVAVAEEGNLTAAARKLHVSQPPITRQIKQLEDELGVELLVRSSKGVQVTEAGKLFLVEAKRLLDISHTAIEKSRAAQAGELGRLDIGYFGATIYTVVPQLVRTFMTARPHISVKIQRASKDEQVARLRDGQLGIGFARYYSVDHDLQTMRIGEERLYLAERLDAAQPPSPIDGLEKIHGRSLTVFPQLGRPGFADEVLRFLMSVNVQPAVTEPAEDVFAALAMVLVSDSVSIVPESVARLAWPGICFSPIAHPAAVSAISCVFLRDGRPPVVDAFLASLAESDSSSV, from the coding sequence TTGGAATTTCGCCAACTACGCTATTTTGTTGCCGTCGCCGAAGAAGGCAATCTGACCGCCGCAGCGCGCAAGCTGCATGTCTCGCAGCCTCCAATCACGCGGCAGATCAAGCAGTTGGAGGACGAGCTCGGTGTCGAACTGCTCGTCCGATCCTCGAAAGGTGTGCAGGTAACCGAAGCCGGGAAGCTGTTCCTCGTCGAGGCGAAGCGCCTGCTCGATATCAGCCATACCGCGATCGAAAAATCGAGGGCAGCGCAGGCCGGCGAGCTCGGGCGCCTCGACATCGGCTATTTCGGAGCGACAATCTACACGGTCGTTCCGCAGCTGGTGCGCACTTTCATGACCGCCCGCCCCCATATCTCGGTCAAGATACAAAGAGCCAGCAAGGACGAACAGGTCGCGCGGCTCCGCGACGGCCAGCTGGGCATCGGCTTCGCCCGATATTATTCGGTCGATCACGACCTCCAGACCATGCGGATCGGCGAAGAGCGCCTGTACCTCGCCGAGCGTCTCGATGCAGCGCAACCGCCGTCGCCGATTGACGGGCTGGAGAAGATCCACGGACGCTCGTTGACGGTATTTCCGCAGCTGGGCCGACCCGGTTTCGCCGATGAAGTCTTGCGGTTTCTGATGAGCGTGAACGTACAGCCTGCGGTGACGGAGCCCGCCGAAGATGTGTTTGCGGCGCTCGCCATGGTGCTTGTCAGCGATTCGGTCAGCATCGTTCCTGAATCGGTGGCCCGTCTCGCGTGGCCGGGCATCTGCTTCTCGCCGATCGCGCATCCCGCAGCCGTATCCGCGATCAGCTGCGTGTTCCTCCGCGACGGTAGGCCGCCCGTCGTCGATGCGTTTCTCGCGAGCCTGGCCGAAAGCGATAGCTCCTCCGTATAG